In Lactiplantibacillus pentosus, the sequence CTCCGTCCCACAGAGGACTTGTACCTGATTCGGAATCGCGGGCTCAGCCAAGTCCCAATCGAAGCGCTGACAAGTTGGACAGGCCGGATTCTTACGCACGCGAAATGCTTGTTGTGACAGTTGCCAATTGTCGACCGTGGTGAGTTGGTCGAAGTTGACGGTGGTGGCATCGACTAAATAATGTAGTGCGAGTGAAACTTGTAGACCAGCGATAATTGGAACGAGTGCCGTGTTGACACCCAGTAAGTCACAGTCAGTCTGCTGAAGTTCAGCAAGATTGGGGTAGACACAATTGAGGCAAGCGTGCTGGCGTGCTCGAATCGGCATCACACTACCAAACGTCCCCGCACAGCTTGCAAAAATATAATCAAAATTTCGCACGAGCGCGGCTCGATTCAATAAGATCCGCGCGCCATAGTTATCTAAACAATCGAGAACCAGGTCGAACGTCGTTTCCTGTAAAAGGTCACCGGATAGCGATGTGGGCATTGCCGTGATGTCAACCTGATGATTGATTGCCAATAAATGACGTTTTGCTGCGTCAACTTTGAGGGCGCGCTGTTGCACATCGGCTTCCGTAAATAAAGTTTGACGCTGAAGATTCGTCAGTGACACCGTATCTGGGTCAACCAGAATCAAGTGACCGACGCCAGAACGGACGAGCTGTTCAGCCGCATAGCTACCCAAGGCGCCGACGCCGGCAATTAAGATGGTCGCCGCGCTGATCTTCGCCTGCCCAGCGGCACCAATGGCGGCCACGCGTTCTTGGCGGTCGTAACGATTTAGCATGTGCTCATCTTCTTTCTACATATTAAATATTGTGCGAATTTTGTGAATCATAATCTAAAGATGCTAATTTTAATGGTAACTATTCTTAAAATCAGACGTCTAATTTCATTCGTGCGCCATAAATGGTAAAACCGCATCCGTTCGGCGTTATTGACCGATAAGGCCCATTTAAAATTCAATGGCTAAAATGAAAAAATATAGGTGTTTCCCTAG encodes:
- a CDS encoding HesA/MoeB/ThiF family protein, yielding MLNRYDRQERVAAIGAAGQAKISAATILIAGVGALGSYAAEQLVRSGVGHLILVDPDTVSLTNLQRQTLFTEADVQQRALKVDAAKRHLLAINHQVDITAMPTSLSGDLLQETTFDLVLDCLDNYGARILLNRAALVRNFDYIFASCAGTFGSVMPIRARQHACLNCVYPNLAELQQTDCDLLGVNTALVPIIAGLQVSLALHYLVDATTVNFDQLTTVDNWQLSQQAFRVRKNPACPTCQRFDWDLAEPAIPNQVQVLCGTETYQGRLNSRPRLAAISDWLVDRQLTVNAHASFVSFTAEDKTVSIFRNGKVLLYGLPDITAATQLFNRLQTQLNPFLEVSVS